The Candidatus Tumulicola sp. region TTCTCGGTCGCGCCTTCTTGCGACGAGCTTGCGATCACGCTCACGAGCAACAGCGCCAGCAGCGCATGTAAAACGATCGATCCAATCGTGCCGGCGGCCAGGCGCTCGCGATAGCGCGGATCTCGCGGATCGCGTTCGAACATTAGCGGCCTTTACTTGCGCTTAACTCTTCGCAGGAGCCTGCCTTCCCGCGCGCAAGGCAACGCCCCCATGGAACCCGCCGTACGCAAACGCACGAAAATCGTCGCGACCATCGGACCGGCGTCACGCGAACCGGCGATCATGCGCTCGTTGTTCGTCAGCGGCGCCAACGTGCTGCGATTAAATTTCTCGCACGGCCGCCCGGAAGAGCACGCCGAGGTGATTCGAGATGCGCGCGCCATCGCCGCCGATTTGGGCATGCAAATTGCGCTGCTGCAAGATTTGCCCGGACCGAAAGTCCGAACCGGACCGTTGGCAGACGGCGTCGCTTCGGTGCGTCTCGAAAAAGGTGCGCCGTTCGTCGTCACCATCGAGAGCATTCCCGGCACGGCCGAACGCGTGTCGACCACCTATCAAGACTTGCCGGCCGACGTTACCGTCGGCAACCGGCTGTATCTGCAAGACGGCGTCATCGTTCTTCGAATCGTTGCGAAAACTGCAACCGAAATCGAAACGATCGTCGAGTTCGGCGGCTCTCTGCGTTCCAGCCAAGGCATCAACTATCCGGACGGCACGCTCAACGTACCGTCGGTCACGCAGCGCGATCTCGACTATCTCGAATTCGGTCTGCAGCAAGGAGTCGACTTCGTCGCGCTGTCGTTCGTTCGCAGCGCGGCCGACGTCGCACGCGCCCGGGCATTCATGGCCGAGCGCGGCAAACGAGTGCCGATCATCGCCAAGATCGAAAAACACGAAGCGCTCGACGATCTCGCCAATATCATTCGCGCGGCAGACGGCATCATGGTAGCGCGCGGCGATCTCGGTATCGAGATACCGATCGAAACCGTGCCCGGCGTGCAGAAGCGTATCATCGCCGAGTGCAATCGCGCCAGCAAACCGGTCGTCACCGCCACGCAAATGCTTGAATCGATGATCGGTGCACCGCGGCCGACGCGTGCCGAAGCGAGCGATGTCGCCAATGCGATTCTGGATGGAACCGATGCCGTGATGCTATCCGGTGAAACTGCGATCGGGCTGTACCCGACCGAAGCCGTACGCACGATGGCGGAAATCGCACGCGAAGCCGAACGCGGCTATCCGCACGCGACCTTGCGCGACCGGCGCCTAGAAGACATGGAACCCACGGTCGCCGCGTCGCTAGCCGAAGCTGCAACGCGCGCCAGCGCGGAACTGAACATCCCGTATATCGTCACCGGAACGACGACCGGCAACACGGCACATCAAATCGCCGCCTTTCGTCCGCAGGCGCGGATCATCGCGCTCACGCCCGATCCGACCGTCGCGCGCCGGCTCGCACTGCTGTGGGGCACCGAGTCGTTGATCATCGATACGTACAGCTCGTTCGACGTACTGCTCTACATGACCGAACGCGAGATGTTGCGCGAAGGATTAGTCAGTACGGGCGATTTTATTGCGTTTACGACCGGCATGCCGGTCGGCGCGGGCGGCACGAACGTTCTCAAGATCCATCAGATCGCCTGAACGGACGCCGGTAAGCAGCGTGCCCGCGTGCGCCAACGCTGCGTCGTGCGTTTCCCCCGAGAGCATTCGCGCCAACTCGGCGATGCGTTGCTCGTCGCTGGAAAGTTCTTCGACGGTGATTTCGGTGCGGCCACGCGTTTCATGTTTGCGTAACGCGTAATGCCGGCCGGCCCAGGCCGCCAACTGTGCCAAGTGGGTGACGCAAACGACCTGTCCTCCGCGCGCCAATCGCCCGATGCGCGCGCCTACCGCGCCGCCGGTCGCACCGCCGATGCCGGCGTCGATTTCATCGAAGATCAATGCCGCCGTTGCATCCCGCTCGGCGGCCAACGCTGCGATCATCGCGAGTAGCACGCGCGAACGTTCGCCACCGGACGCGATGCGGGCGAGCGGCCGCGGCGTTTCGCCCACATTGGCGGCGAAGAGCAGTTCGGCGCGTTCGGCTCCGCGAACGCCGGGTTCATCCAGCGCACGCAGCGCCACCTCGATCGAACCGGATGCGAGCGCGAGGTCGGCAAATTCGTCCTTCACATTGCGTGCGAGTCGGGTAGCCGCATCGCGCCGAAGCTGCGAAAGCGTCGCGGCAACTGCGACCGCTTCGCGCGATAGCGTCACGATCCGTTCGCGCAGTTGGGTGGCGCCCGCGCCGCCTTTTTCGTAGCCGTCGAGCGTGTCTCGCGCGGAACGCGCGCGTTCCAATACGGCATCCAGCGTTCCACCGTATTTTCGCTTGAGCCGTTCGAGCTCGTCTAAACGCTCTTCGATGCGTTCGAGCTCTTCCGGATCGCCTTCGCCGTCGTCTCGCACCGCGCTCACGTCGCCGGCTAAATCGGTCGCGTCGGCTTGCAATGCATTCGCACGCGTAACCAGCGTTTCGAAGCGTTCGCCGTAGGTAGCGAACGGCGACAGCGCTGCGACGGCATCGCCGATCGAATCGGACGCTCCGCCGTCGCCCGACCCTAACCGCGCGGCAGCCGTCGCGAGCGCTTCATCGATACGTCGCGCGTCCAGCAGATATCGCTGTCGCTCGTGCGCGCGATCGTCCTCACCGAGTTGCGGAGCGGCGCGTTCGATTTCGTCGATGGCGTAGCGCGCATCTTCGAGCGCGCGCGCGATTTCGCGCGCGTCGGTTTCGAAGCGTTCGAGCCGCCGCAATGCAACGTCACGCTCGCCGATGATACGCGCGAGGCGTTCCCGCGCCGCCAGCGCATCGGGTCCGGCAAAACGGTCGAGCAAATCTTCGTGATATGCCGGCGAGAGCAGACGCTGGGCTTCGTGCTGACCGACGATCTCTGCAATCGTCGCGCCGATCTCGCGAACGACCGCGGCCGTCGCCGTGCGCCCGTTCAGGCGCACGCTACTGCGGCCACCGGAACCGGCTTCGCGTTCGATCGTCGCGTCCTCATCGGGATCGAGTTCGAAACCGCCGGTCGCCAATTGCGCGCGCAGTTCGGGAGTCGGATCGAAGCGCAACGTTACGAGCGTTCGTGCCCCGGCACGTCCCAGCGCATCGCCCGGTCCGCGCGCACCCAACGCAAAGTCGAGCGCGGCCAGCAGCATAGTCTTTCCGGAACCGGTTTCTCCGGTGAAAATCGTCGCGCCGCTCGAGAAATCGACCGCCGCACTGGCGATCAGACCGAAGTTTTCAATTTCCAGACGCCGCAACATGCGTCGATCTCGCTACCGGCGCGAGCTTTTGATCGAAACGCCCCACAACATTTTTTCTTCGAGGCGCTCGAAGAAGCGTAGCGGCGCGAGACGCGCGAAGCGCACGCTCTTCGGGTGGCGGCGCACGAGAACGCTGGTGCCCGGCTCCACGTCGGACAGGACGTCGCCGTCGCATTCGAGATGCGCTTGCGCGATTTCGGAATCGCACGAAATCTCTACGTGCGAGCGGCTAGGCACGATCAACGGCCGTGAAAATAGCGTGTGCGGTAACAACGGCGCAACGCCGAAGGCCTCGACCCGTGGTGAAATCAACGAGCCGCCCGCAGACAAGAAATACGCCGTCGAGCCGGTCGGTGTCGCCACGCAGATACCGTCGGCAGGAATGCTGACGATCGTTTCGCCGTCGAAGCGCAGTCCGAAAGGAACGACTCGCGAGACCTCACCTTTGCGCACCACCACGTCGTTGAGGGCGAAATACGACCGTTCGGCGTAGGACGCTTCGAGTGCGAGACGCTCTTCCAGGTACAATCCGCGCTCGACGGCCGCCGGCAGATCGTCGATGGCCGGATCGTCGGCGTCGAACTCCGTCAAAAAGCCGAGACGCCCGGTATTGATTCCTAACACCGGCGTATCGTGCACGATCGCGCGGCGGGCCGCGCGTAGCAGCGTGCCGTCGCCGCCGACCGTTATCAGCAGTGCCGCGTCTTGCGGATCGCCGTCATCCGGCGCGAATCCAAGTTCGCCGTGCCGTTCGTTCGAAAGCGTTACGGCGAAACCGTGTGCGCGAAAATCTGATGCCACACGAGCTGCGATAACGCGCGCGTGTTCGCGCGCGACGTCGACGTACAACGCGACGAGTTTCCGCTCGACCGACAGCATGCGATTCACTCCAGCGGTGCTCCCGATACGATACGGTCGACGTCATCTTCTGCGAAGGGCGTACCGTCGAGACGCACGCGCATGAAGAACTCACGATTCCCGGCCGGTCCAAGGAGCGGCGACGCGACCAAGGCAACCGGAACGAGTCGAAGCTGGACGATAGCATCGCGCGTTTCGAACAGCACCGCGCGATGCACCGCCGGATCGCGTACGACGCCGCCCGAACCGAGCCGGTCGCGGCCTGCTTCGAACTGCGGCTTGACCAAACAGACGGCATCGGCTCCGGCGCGCAGCTCGCGAGCGGCTCGTTTGAGGATCGTGCGAATCGAAATGAACGATGCGTCGACCACGATGAGGTCGAAACCGCCGTCGAACGCATCGTCCGGGAGCAAGCGAAAGTTCGTGCGCTCCATGACGGTCACGCGCGGATCGCCGCGTAAGCGCCAGTCGAGTTGGCCGTATCCGACATCCACTGACGTCACATGGGTGGCACCGCGCTGCAGCAGGCAGTCGGTAAACCCGCCGGTCGACGCGCCGACATCGAGCGCCTGCGCGCCGCGCACGTCGAGTTCGAACGCCTCGAGCGCGGCTTCGAGTTTTTCGCCGCCGCGGCTGACGTAGCGCCGGGGGTGCTCGATCTCGATGGCGGCATCGGCCGGCGTCGGATGACCGGCTTTGGTCGCCACCGCACCGTCGACCCGCACGCGAGCTTCCATAATGAGACTGCGCGCCTGCGAGCGCGTCATGCCCGTACGTTCCGACACTGCGGCATCGAGTCGTGTCCGCGCCGGCCGGCTCGCGGCCTTATCCGGCAGACGGCTCCTCTCGTCCGGCCCGGTCGATCTGCTCTTGCGCGCTCTTGAGCAACGTTTCGCATTCGCGCGACAACGTTTTGCCTTCTTTGAACAGTTCGGTCGCCCGCTGCAGCTCGACCGTGCCGGACTCGAGCTGTTTCACGATCGCATCGATTCGTGCGAGCTTTGCTTCAAACGTTTCGGGCAGCGCGTCAGCCATCGTCGTTCACCGCTTCCACGCGCGCGGCGAGGGTTCCGCGTTCTAACCGCGCGACGATCGCATCGCCGGGGCGCAGCGAAGACGCGTCGCGAACCGCCCGCCCCCCGGCGCTCACAATGGCGTAGCCGCGCGTCAGCGGCGCCAGCGGATCGCATACGGCCAGCGCGGCGAACGCATTCTGGAGCCGCATCGCGGCAGCATTAGAACGGCGATCACCGGCGCGATTCAGCGCGCTTTCGCTGTCGGCCAGCCTTCGCACGCTTGCGCTGAGTTGCCCGCGTATGGCCGAATCGAGGCGGGCGCTTAATCTAAAAGTTCGCGCGCTGTTGTCAACTAGGACCTGGCGCGGGCTGAGCCGCTCGAGCCTAGCGTCCATTTCCGAAAACGATGCGCGTTTAGATTCGATGATGCGCAGCACAGCGCGTTCCCCCTGAAACGAACGCGTCTCAATCCATTGAAAGTGGCGTGCCACGATCTCGCGCAACGCGCTCTCAAGATTCTGAATTCGACGGGTGAGGGTGTCCTGAGCCAACAGCCACGCATGCGCGATGAAGGCAGCCGCCTTCGAAGGTGTCCCGAAGACGCGGTCGGCCACCTCGTCTGCTAGATGACGATCCGGCTCATGGCCAATCGCCGTTATCACCGGAACGCGCGCTCGAAGGATGGCTCGGACGACTGGTTCGAGATTGAAAGGGAACAAGTCGGCGTACGTTCCACCGCCGCGCGCCAAGACGATTGCATCGATGTCATACGAACCGGCGCGATCCAACGCGTCGGCAATGTCGATTTCAGCGCCCTCGCCCTGCACGCGCGTCTCAACCAGCACAACTCGCACGGCGGGAACTTCCTCGCGCAAGGTCTTTAGGAAGTCTTGGGCTCCTTTACCATCCTTGGCCGTTACTAGGGCAACCCGGCGGATCGGCAGCGCAATTGCACGCTTGCGTTCGTCCTCGAATAGACCTTCGTCGATAAACTTTTTCTTTAGGCGCTCGTAGCGTAAGAATAGTTCGCCCAAACCTGTCAGCTCGATGGACTCGACGTCTAGGCTGAATGCGCCCCGATCGCGGTAGATTCCGAGTTTACCCACGACGATGACCGAATCGCCGTTCTTGATATCCGGTAATTTGAGCCGAACGCTGCTCCAGGCGACGCAGGAGATAATCGCGCGATTTTCTTTTAAGTCAAAGCGCAAAGCTCCGTCGCGCGATACCTTTACCTCAGAAACCTCTCCTCTAACGCCAATAGGATTGAACCACGGTCGATCGTTGAACCATTTAGCGATGTAATTGACGATCTCTCCGACGGTGCGAACCGGATAGTCGCGTTCGCCGTTCTCGATCACGGCGAAGGCGACATCTGCGGAGCTTCGGTTGCGCGATCGATCGGCGATAGTGACGGCAGCGGCGCTTCGGTTGCGCGAGGATCGAGCGTGGCATACGGCGCGGCTTCGCCGTTGGACGCATCTTCGACGCTGCCACACGACGGTTCGGTTCCGCGAAGGTAATATTCGTAGCCGCCGCCGCATCCGGCCGACTTCGCGAGCTCATCGGTGGGGACGGTGAAATCGTGCGGAGGCGTTGTCGCCAAAGCGGCTTTCATAAAACGCGCCCATATACGCGCCGGCACGTTGCCGCCGTACGATTCGTTCATTTGCGTATAGTCGTCGTTGCCGAGCCACACAGCGGTGACGAGATCCGGCGTGAAACCGACGAACCACGCGTCTCGGAAGTTCGAGGTCGTTCCGGTCTTGCCGGCGGCCGGCCGGCCGATGATCGCGTTCGGATAGCCCGTGCCCTTGTTGATTACGTCCTCCAACATCGAGGTAACGATGTAGGCGGTCCCGGCGCTCACTACGTCGGTGGCTTGCGGGTAGCGTTCGTCGAGCACGACGCTTCCCAACGAATCCTTGACGACACGAAACGGCGTCGGGTCGACGTGCAGACCTTGATTGGCGAGCGTCGAGTAGCCGCTGGCCTGATCCAATACCGAAACCACCGACGAACCCAGCGCCAGCGACAAATTGGCGTCGAGTTGCGACGTGACACCCATACGGTGCGCGTATTCGATCACGCGATCGACACCGACGCGTTCGGCGAGTTTCACCGCAACGACGTTGCGCGACTGGGTCAGCGCGTAACGCAACGTGATGTCGCCCAAGTAGCGCCCGTCATCGTCGTACGGCGACCAACGCGTGCCGTCGCCCATCGGGTAACTGACCGGCGTGTCGGCGACCGTCGCAGAGGCCGGTATGCCGGAGTCGATCGCAGCGGTATACACGTATGCTTTGAAGGAGGAACCCGGCTGACGTTTTGCCTGCCACGCGCGGTTGAACTGATTTTTTAGCGAAAACCCCGTGCCGCCCACCATCGCGAGGATCTCTCCGGTCGACGGACGGATCGCGA contains the following coding sequences:
- a CDS encoding TlyA family RNA methyltransferase is translated as MPDKAASRPARTRLDAAVSERTGMTRSQARSLIMEARVRVDGAVATKAGHPTPADAAIEIEHPRRYVSRGGEKLEAALEAFELDVRGAQALDVGASTGGFTDCLLQRGATHVTSVDVGYGQLDWRLRGDPRVTVMERTNFRLLPDDAFDGGFDLIVVDASFISIRTILKRAARELRAGADAVCLVKPQFEAGRDRLGSGGVVRDPAVHRAVLFETRDAIVQLRLVPVALVASPLLGPAGNREFFMRVRLDGTPFAEDDVDRIVSGAPLE
- a CDS encoding PBP1A family penicillin-binding protein, with amino-acid sequence MPKRRKRRSFWGLLRGAAIALLMIVLFAAGTIAGIVAAYARNLPDIGRMADYQPASATRLFARDGTPLASVYRENRVWTPLSQIPAIARDAFIANEDHNFYSHHGVDFGGIVRAAYADLTHQQMQGASTITQQLARRLFLNDEPTLSRKIEEALLAMEIERFYTKDEILERYLNIIYLGAGAYGVDAAAHTYFGRSIRSVSVQQAAMLAGVVAAPSDYSPFVNMQLARERQRHVLQRMAESGFISQEQAESAYEAPLELIPQRVEGLQSYAYPYFTTYAIAQLERTFGVNAVEQGGLQVSTTLDPRMQRAAQDAIDWGVNQALSSGIDAHQAALVAIRPSTGEILAMVGGTGFSLKNQFNRAWQAKRQPGSSFKAYVYTAAIDSGIPASATVADTPVSYPMGDGTRWSPYDDDGRYLGDITLRYALTQSRNVVAVKLAERVGVDRVIEYAHRMGVTSQLDANLSLALGSSVVSVLDQASGYSTLANQGLHVDPTPFRVVKDSLGSVVLDERYPQATDVVSAGTAYIVTSMLEDVINKGTGYPNAIIGRPAAGKTGTTSNFRDAWFVGFTPDLVTAVWLGNDDYTQMNESYGGNVPARIWARFMKAALATTPPHDFTVPTDELAKSAGCGGGYEYYLRGTEPSCGSVEDASNGEAAPYATLDPRATEAPLPSLSPIDRATEAPQMSPSP
- the xseB gene encoding exodeoxyribonuclease VII small subunit; this encodes MADALPETFEAKLARIDAIVKQLESGTVELQRATELFKEGKTLSRECETLLKSAQEQIDRAGREEPSAG
- a CDS encoding NAD(+)/NADH kinase, with the translated sequence MLSVERKLVALYVDVAREHARVIAARVASDFRAHGFAVTLSNERHGELGFAPDDGDPQDAALLITVGGDGTLLRAARRAIVHDTPVLGINTGRLGFLTEFDADDPAIDDLPAAVERGLYLEERLALEASYAERSYFALNDVVVRKGEVSRVVPFGLRFDGETIVSIPADGICVATPTGSTAYFLSAGGSLISPRVEAFGVAPLLPHTLFSRPLIVPSRSHVEISCDSEIAQAHLECDGDVLSDVEPGTSVLVRRHPKSVRFARLAPLRFFERLEEKMLWGVSIKSSRR
- a CDS encoding AAA family ATPase; protein product: MLRRLEIENFGLIASAAVDFSSGATIFTGETGSGKTMLLAALDFALGARGPGDALGRAGARTLVTLRFDPTPELRAQLATGGFELDPDEDATIEREAGSGGRSSVRLNGRTATAAVVREIGATIAEIVGQHEAQRLLSPAYHEDLLDRFAGPDALAARERLARIIGERDVALRRLERFETDAREIARALEDARYAIDEIERAAPQLGEDDRAHERQRYLLDARRIDEALATAAARLGSGDGGASDSIGDAVAALSPFATYGERFETLVTRANALQADATDLAGDVSAVRDDGEGDPEELERIEERLDELERLKRKYGGTLDAVLERARSARDTLDGYEKGGAGATQLRERIVTLSREAVAVAATLSQLRRDAATRLARNVKDEFADLALASGSIEVALRALDEPGVRGAERAELLFAANVGETPRPLARIASGGERSRVLLAMIAALAAERDATAALIFDEIDAGIGGATGGAVGARIGRLARGGQVVCVTHLAQLAAWAGRHYALRKHETRGRTEITVEELSSDEQRIAELARMLSGETHDAALAHAGTLLTGVRSGDLMDLENVRAARADRHAGRKRNKIARTD
- the pyk gene encoding pyruvate kinase, which translates into the protein MEPAVRKRTKIVATIGPASREPAIMRSLFVSGANVLRLNFSHGRPEEHAEVIRDARAIAADLGMQIALLQDLPGPKVRTGPLADGVASVRLEKGAPFVVTIESIPGTAERVSTTYQDLPADVTVGNRLYLQDGVIVLRIVAKTATEIETIVEFGGSLRSSQGINYPDGTLNVPSVTQRDLDYLEFGLQQGVDFVALSFVRSAADVARARAFMAERGKRVPIIAKIEKHEALDDLANIIRAADGIMVARGDLGIEIPIETVPGVQKRIIAECNRASKPVVTATQMLESMIGAPRPTRAEASDVANAILDGTDAVMLSGETAIGLYPTEAVRTMAEIAREAERGYPHATLRDRRLEDMEPTVAASLAEAATRASAELNIPYIVTGTTTGNTAHQIAAFRPQARIIALTPDPTVARRLALLWGTESLIIDTYSSFDVLLYMTEREMLREGLVSTGDFIAFTTGMPVGAGGTNVLKIHQIA
- the xseA gene encoding exodeoxyribonuclease VII large subunit, which translates into the protein MIENGERDYPVRTVGEIVNYIAKWFNDRPWFNPIGVRGEVSEVKVSRDGALRFDLKENRAIISCVAWSSVRLKLPDIKNGDSVIVVGKLGIYRDRGAFSLDVESIELTGLGELFLRYERLKKKFIDEGLFEDERKRAIALPIRRVALVTAKDGKGAQDFLKTLREEVPAVRVVLVETRVQGEGAEIDIADALDRAGSYDIDAIVLARGGGTYADLFPFNLEPVVRAILRARVPVITAIGHEPDRHLADEVADRVFGTPSKAAAFIAHAWLLAQDTLTRRIQNLESALREIVARHFQWIETRSFQGERAVLRIIESKRASFSEMDARLERLSPRQVLVDNSARTFRLSARLDSAIRGQLSASVRRLADSESALNRAGDRRSNAAAMRLQNAFAALAVCDPLAPLTRGYAIVSAGGRAVRDASSLRPGDAIVARLERGTLAARVEAVNDDG